A window of the Fusarium fujikuroi IMI 58289 draft genome, chromosome FFUJ_chr09 genome harbors these coding sequences:
- a CDS encoding related to ferric reductase Fre2p translates to MASSANAYKTGLMGYGQSWYDPPCAYACRAVISSAPLDCPSMGHHTGTSEHSHGGSPLAPCIATNSDFLRTLAYCLSTRCGDVSASKLEAYWAGQATGDKTVSAEWTYGAALANVTAPPKRTYVAGDTLNYTALIADADYQYQYDFNVFFDWEETVQSTYVIVSISIGVATPVFFSALGYLPFMTRAIDTIRPYLVYPSAFRGYNIRPLPYPFDNAPTIGQGLWIAMFIILNIVLGAVSYKNFPYPHPWGFTKSAEILAYVGYRTGHISFALLPLTVLFSSRNNILLWVTDWPFSTFLVLHRWVARLCALHAIVHSITLLAAYISLGTYYTDVHRPYWIWGIVGTLCLVLLLAQSILWLRRASYEVFLILHIILAVFVIVGCWYHVYFWKPFSGVYELWIYMVCAVWFFDRLFRILRVAKNGVCQASVVELSDEIVRLDISGVRWLSTPGHHAYIYFPTLQPFLPWQNHPFSITNTALLQGTSAVGSSHSGDVEMSQKIPQVAIAQSFTGTDSISLYIKKHNGTTSLLHDRTNLPVLLEGPYRGNLSRDVLKCDRVLLIGCGIGITGLLSWTRAHINVKLAWSLKESSKPLLQDLEPALSEVADKVVFVAERLDVKALLHQEVEAGWKRIGVVVCGPAGLCDDTRAAVVRLGKTAGAVFELEVDAFSW, encoded by the exons ATGGCCAGCAGCGCCAATGCCTACAAAACAGGTCTTATGGGCTACGGCCAATCATGGTACGATCCCCCGTGTGCCTACGCCTGTCGCGCCGTGATCAGCAGTGCACCTCTTGACTGCCCATCAATGGGCCACCACACAGGTACGAGCGAACACTCACACGGGGGTTCACCACTAGCACCCTGCATCGCAACCAACAGCGACTTTCTACGTACTCTGGCATACTGTCTGAGCACTCGATGCGGAGATGTTTCGGCCTCAAAACTTGAGGCATATTGGGCTGGCCAAGCAACTGGGGACAAGACTGTTTCTGCGGAATGGACGTATGGTGCTGCGCTTGCGAATGTGACTGCGCCGCCGAAGAGGACTTATGTCGCGGGCGATACGCTGAACTACACGGCGCTTATCGCAGATGCTGATTATCAGTATCAGTATGACTTTAATGTCTTCTTTGATTGGGAGGAGACTGTTCAATCCACATATGT AATAGTTTCGATCTCAATTGGTGTAGCAACGcctgtcttcttctcagctctAGGCTATCTCCCCTTCATGACCCGAGCCATAGATACGATCAGACCATATCTCGTCTACCCGTCAGCCTTTCGAGGCTACAACATACGTCCTCTTCCCTACCCATTTGATAACGCGCCAACGATCGGCCAAGGGCTTTGGATCGCCATGTTTATCATCCTCAATATCGTCCTCGGTGCGGTCTCGTACAAGAACTTCCCTTATCCCCATCCCTGGGGTTTCACCAAGTCAGCCGAGATACTAGCATACGTCGGCTACCGAACCGGCCATATCTCGTTTGCCCTGCTGCCGCTGACTGTCCTGTTCTCTTCGCGCAACAACATTCTCCTGTGGGTCACCGACTGGCCTTTCTCGACATTTCTGGTGCTTCACCGCTGGGTAGCTCGTCTTTGCGCCCTTCATGCGATCGTTCACTCCATCACCCTCCTCGCCGCTTACATCAGCCTTGGAACGTACTACACGGACGTACACAGGCCTTATTGGATCTGGGGTATTGTTGGAACACTATGCCTAGTACTTCTTTTAGCCCAGAGCATTCTTTGGTTACGCCGTGCTTCATACGaagtcttcctcatcctaCATATTATCCTCGCTGTTTTTGTTATCGTTGGTTGCTGGTACCATGTCTACTTCTGGAAGCCATTCTCTGGAGTTTATGAGCTGTGGATATATATGGTATGCGCCGTGTGGTTCTTTGATCGTCTCTTTCGCATCTTACGAGTCGCCAAGAACGGCGTCTGCCAGGCCAGTGTCGTCGAGCTATCTGATGAAATCGTCCGCCTGGATATCTCTGGTGTCAGATGGTTATCCACCCCAGGTCACCATGCCTACATATACTTCCCTACACTGCAACCCTTTCTCCCGTGGCAGAATCATCCTTTCTCAATCACCAACACTGCCTTGCTACAGGGGACATCTGCAGTAGGATCGTCACATTCAGGTGACGTCGAGATGAGCCAAAAGATCCCTCAAGTTGCCATAGCACAAAGCTTTACAGGCACTGATAGCATCTCCCTCTacatcaagaagcacaatGGCACAACGAGTCTACTACATGATCGCACTAACCTTCCTGTGCTGCTTGAGGGGCCTTACCGCGGTAATCTCAGTCGTGATGTGCTGAAGTGTGACAGAGTACTCCTTATTGGTTGTGGCATCGGTATAACCGGTCTTCTCTCCTGGACCCGAGCACATATCAACGTGAAGCTGGCATGGAGTCTAAAAGAGTCGTCAAAGCCACTTTTACAAGATCTCGAGCCAGCGCTAAGCGAGGTGGCAGATAAGGTCGTGTTTGTTGCTGAACGGTTAGATGTTAAAGCACTTCTACACCAGGAGGTTGAGGCAGGTTGGAAGAGAATTGGGGTTGTTGTTTGTGGTCCAGCTGGCCTTTGTGATGATACCCGTGCAGCTGTGGTGCGACTTGGAAAGACTGCCGGGGCTGTATTTGAGTTGGAAGTTGATGCTTTCAGCTGGTGA
- a CDS encoding related to maltose permease, producing MTTQDFDHDARLEKAEVAHAEDAVAVRDHEMTTWECAKKNPKAILWAVYANLGATLVGYENLALAVCLALPAFQMKFASLVDGNLIIPAYWQSLWNATYNIMQLFGSLAAGFVQDKLGRRAVFLAGVIIVSCGIALAYLAETPAQFMGAKIISGFAVGAFQSTTQTYVSEITPLPLRGIALSLNILMMNVGFLIAISTTYARVTIMNESAFRVVFAAAWVFPGILALGLPFLPESPYYLIAKNKRDLALKHLAKLSSKDEDLDARIRHMEETVEAEKLLSCEKASFLECFKGSNWRRTRIILICMYMPQIVGSSLSSNAPYFLSQTGLSSGLIIKIMQIGLGVSILSSLVNIYMMTLFRHRPLMFVGMTICGLIYLIMGVAAASPQSEKTNLAIGISMQFLALAYGPAIGSSLAVAGEVSASRLRAKSQGIAFGFQAITSTVWVTVLPYMFNKDEGNMGGHIGWVFLGMTLLMMVAVFFDVPGTKGRTFHELDIMFEKRIPARRFEHYKSD from the exons ATGACTACTCAGGACTTTGACCATGACGCGAGgcttgagaaggctgaggttgcACATGCTGAGGATGCTGTTGCTGTGAGGGATCATGAGATGACGACTTGGGAATGTGCGAAGAAGAACCCAAAGGCGATCCTTTGGGCTGTCTATGCAAACC TGGGAGCTACTCTCGTTGGTTACGAGAACCTCGCTCTAGCCGTCTGTCTCGCCCTCCCAGCTTTCCA GATGAAGTTCGCCAGCCTCGTCGACggcaacctcatcatcccaGCATACTGGCAATCCCTCTGGAACGCAACCTACAACATCATGCAGCTCTTTGGTTCCCTCGCCGCTGGCTTCGTCCAAGACAAACTCGGTCGACGCGCTGTTTTCCTCGCAGGCGTTATAATCGTGTCTTGCGGTATCGCTTTGGCGTATCTGGCTGAGACACCGGCTCAGTTCATGGGGGCCAAGATCATCTCTGGTTTTGCTGTTGGTGCGTTCCAGTCGACGACGCAGACCTATGTTTCTGAGATTACGCCGCTGCCTTTGCGTGGTATTGCTTTGTCTCTCAACATTCTCATGATG AACGTCGGCTTCTTGATTGCCATCTCCACAACCTACGCCCGCGTCACAATCATGAACGAATCCGCCTTCCGAGTCGTCTTCGCCGCTGCATGGGTCTTCCCCGGCATCCTCGCCCTCGGTCTCCCATTCCTCCCCGAGTCTCCATACTATctcatcgccaagaacaagcgcGATCTTGCTCTGAAGCACCTCGCCAAACTCTCCtccaaagatgaagatcttgatgccCGTATCCGTCACATGGAAGAGACCGtcgaggccgagaagctcCTCTCCTGCGAGAAGGCTTCGTTCTTGGAGTGCTTCAAGGGTAGCAATTGGCGCCGTACAAGGATCATTCTGATTTGCATGTACATGCCCCAGATTGTCGGTTCAAGCTTGTCTTCCAACGCTCCGTACTTTCTCAGCCAGACTGGTTTGAGCAGTGGTTTGATCATCAAGATTATGCAGAtcggtcttggtgtttcCATCCTGTCCTCACTGGTCAACATTTACATGATGACCCTCTTCCGCCATCGACCATTGATGTTTGTTGGCATGACCATCTGCGGTCTCATCTATCTGATCATGGGTGTTGCAGCTGCTTCTCCCCAGTCCGAGAAGACCAACTTGGCTATCGGTATCTCTATGCAATTCCTTGCTCTTGCTTACGGCCCAGCTATTGGGTCAAGTCTCGCCGTGGCTGGTGAAGTGTCTGCTTCCAGATTGCGAGCCAAGTCTCAAGGTATTGCCTTCGGGTTCCAGGCCATCACCAGCACTGTTTGGGTTACAGTGCTTCCGTACATGTTCAACAAGGATGAAGGCAATATGGGTGGTCATATCGGTTGGGTCTTCCTCGGTATGACGCTATTGATGATGGTAGCTGTCTTCTTTGATGTTCCGGGCACCAAGGGCAGGACCTTCCATGAACTTGATATCATGTTTGAGAAGAGGATTCCTGCTCGCCGTTTCGAGCATTATAAGAGCGACTGA